The Pseudarthrobacter sulfonivorans genome includes a window with the following:
- a CDS encoding citramalate synthase: MNTPSEKRKQHRYPAVRINEELMREGMQIESAEIRLEDKVRLLEALSQTGLKYIVAGSFVSPRWTPQMAEVDALLDKFTPVPGVNYSALALNSRGAERAQVHTPPLSPGDGLPRTFVHVCDVFVRRNANRSQADEISSWPDTVQRAVAEGKIEAGIGINAAWGSNWLGEFSLSERMDLLEKQHRLWTAAGIRVAEVVIGDPMGWNMPDAVEEQLLAIRSTWPEITRFHLHLHNQRGTAPISIYAALRTLTEECELILDTTVGGIGGCPYCGNGRATGMMPTEDLVDLLHELGIETGVDLDALIEVVILTEEIIGHPTDTHVARTGPRPRGERLYAMDMPFVETFEQAQHFRVGPSAYAGAPSPWKSVITSPSRDRLGLQQDKAGAS, translated from the coding sequence GTGAACACCCCGTCAGAAAAACGGAAACAGCACCGCTACCCGGCGGTACGGATCAACGAAGAGCTCATGCGCGAGGGCATGCAGATCGAGAGCGCAGAAATCCGCCTTGAGGACAAGGTGAGGTTGTTGGAAGCTCTCTCGCAAACCGGCCTCAAGTACATCGTCGCTGGCTCTTTCGTAAGCCCGCGGTGGACGCCCCAGATGGCCGAGGTCGACGCGCTGCTCGACAAGTTCACCCCGGTGCCCGGCGTGAACTATTCCGCATTGGCACTAAACAGCCGCGGCGCCGAAAGGGCACAAGTGCATACGCCGCCGCTATCGCCTGGTGATGGGCTGCCCCGCACCTTCGTGCATGTGTGTGACGTCTTCGTCCGCCGTAACGCAAACCGCTCTCAGGCCGATGAGATTAGTTCCTGGCCGGACACGGTGCAGCGAGCTGTCGCCGAGGGAAAGATCGAGGCCGGCATCGGAATCAACGCCGCCTGGGGGTCAAACTGGTTGGGCGAGTTCAGCCTGTCTGAGCGAATGGATCTCCTCGAAAAGCAACACCGGCTTTGGACCGCTGCCGGCATCCGCGTAGCAGAAGTGGTGATCGGTGACCCGATGGGTTGGAACATGCCCGACGCCGTCGAGGAGCAACTCTTGGCCATTCGTTCCACTTGGCCTGAAATTACCCGCTTCCATCTCCATCTGCACAACCAGCGCGGCACCGCACCTATCTCGATTTACGCGGCTCTGCGGACACTCACGGAGGAATGCGAACTCATCCTCGACACAACCGTCGGCGGAATTGGCGGATGCCCATACTGCGGAAACGGACGTGCCACCGGGATGATGCCCACCGAGGACCTGGTAGACCTGCTGCACGAACTTGGCATCGAGACCGGTGTTGACCTCGACGCACTGATCGAGGTAGTCATTCTCACCGAGGAAATCATCGGGCACCCTACAGACACTCACGTGGCACGAACAGGTCCCCGTCCCCGGGGAGAGCGCCTCTACGCCATGGACATGCCTTTTGTTGAAACTTTCGAGCAGGCGCAACACTTCCGCGTTGGGCCGAGCGCCTATGCAGGGGCTCCATCACCATGGAAGTCCGTCATCACATCTCCGTCCCGCGACCGGCTGGGGCTCCAACAAGATAAGGCAGGTGCGTCATGA
- a CDS encoding ABC transporter ATP-binding protein — translation MTDTRRDEELLAVRDLVVNYGPIRAVSGVSIGVHRGETVVLCGANGAGKSTTIKAIMGSVPASSGSVHLDGQPITTVSAALRARRGIRLSPEGRQVFATMTVEENIRIGAHQLKATDRNTRVEELFDTFPLLAERRRSRAGDLSGGQQQIVAMGRAMASRPRLLLLDEPFLGLAPIWIASVSDAIRTVQAAGTALLISEQMARPALELADRGYVLKHGSIARRGTADEVRSMALAEEYV, via the coding sequence ATGACTGACACCAGGAGAGACGAAGAGCTCCTTGCTGTACGGGACCTCGTCGTGAATTACGGGCCCATCCGCGCCGTGAGCGGCGTGAGCATCGGTGTCCACAGGGGAGAGACTGTTGTTCTCTGCGGGGCTAACGGTGCCGGCAAGTCGACCACGATCAAGGCAATCATGGGTTCCGTCCCCGCCTCCTCAGGGTCCGTCCACCTCGATGGTCAGCCGATCACGACAGTGAGCGCTGCCCTGCGCGCACGCCGGGGCATCCGGCTGTCACCGGAAGGCCGCCAGGTCTTCGCCACCATGACAGTAGAAGAAAACATTCGTATCGGAGCTCACCAACTGAAAGCAACCGACCGGAACACCCGCGTAGAAGAGCTCTTCGATACCTTCCCGCTGCTCGCCGAACGTCGACGAAGCCGCGCGGGCGACCTCAGCGGCGGTCAGCAGCAGATTGTAGCAATGGGCCGCGCGATGGCATCTCGCCCAAGACTCCTCCTCCTGGATGAGCCGTTTCTGGGCCTGGCCCCTATTTGGATCGCGTCGGTCAGTGATGCGATCCGAACCGTCCAGGCAGCTGGGACTGCGCTGTTGATCTCCGAACAGATGGCACGCCCAGCACTCGAACTCGCGGATCGAGGCTACGTCCTCAAGCACGGCTCAATCGCGCGACGAGGGACCGCAGATGAAGTCCGAAGTATGGCACTCGCAGAGGAGTACGTGTGA
- a CDS encoding ABC transporter ATP-binding protein, with translation MTHASAVQPSQHKTLEIIGLSKSFGGVHAVRDVSLTLEKGQVLGVIGPNGAGKTSLVNTISGRQRPTSGSVLLDGREVAGKPAYTLNRRGLARSYQQANVFAEVTVQENIARAGEFAGKRAIDVDEFVQSTGLDTVWSTRAGALPYGQQKILGLVMTIHTGPSILLLDEPAAGLEMSERFRIDHLVKETTKRGCAVLIVEHDMDLIRRLCPNILVMDSGAVLAEGITNEVLARPDVLEAYLGTSSPSTHMADPAEGATDD, from the coding sequence ATGACACACGCTTCAGCCGTGCAGCCGTCCCAGCACAAAACACTGGAAATCATCGGTCTGTCGAAATCATTCGGCGGCGTCCACGCTGTCAGGGATGTCTCCCTGACGTTGGAAAAAGGCCAAGTCCTCGGGGTCATAGGACCCAACGGTGCGGGAAAAACGTCACTGGTTAACACGATCTCGGGGCGTCAGCGACCCACCAGTGGCTCGGTTCTGCTCGACGGGCGCGAGGTCGCCGGCAAGCCTGCCTACACCCTAAACCGACGAGGACTGGCACGCAGCTATCAGCAGGCCAACGTCTTCGCTGAGGTAACTGTCCAGGAGAATATCGCGCGTGCCGGCGAGTTTGCCGGCAAACGTGCTATCGACGTCGACGAATTCGTGCAGTCGACCGGACTTGACACCGTGTGGAGCACGCGAGCCGGAGCACTGCCCTACGGACAGCAGAAAATCCTTGGCCTCGTCATGACCATCCACACAGGACCATCGATCCTGCTTCTGGACGAACCGGCCGCCGGGCTCGAAATGTCGGAAAGGTTCCGCATCGACCACCTGGTCAAGGAGACCACAAAGAGAGGCTGCGCCGTCCTGATTGTGGAACATGACATGGATCTGATCCGCCGACTGTGTCCGAACATCCTGGTTATGGACAGCGGCGCAGTACTCGCTGAAGGCATCACCAATGAGGTACTCGCTAGACCTGATGTGCTGGAGGCCTACCTCGGAACCTCATCGCCTTCCACTCACATGGCAGACCCAGCTGAAGGAGCCACCGATGACTGA
- a CDS encoding branched-chain amino acid ABC transporter permease encodes MPSSAASPERTPATPAPSRSMRTPKRLLNRIPIAEVAVVVALVLLLVVPLPKQNLQLISQLNQMVTVLGAALSVYVMLRLKLLNFGTPAFMAIGGYAAALTAIHITPNLVVLILVSLIVPAVAALPFGVITMRLRGTYFALVSFLIGQVVYLLIIATDFLGGTDGLTAIPAPTLGNQVLGDAISGLRIGAVVSLIAVVLVVIFTVTNGRRIDSLRSNEVLATSLGLRNWPVRLASFVLSSSVAGLSGFLLVNTLTTAHPSSFSTLSGVNYVAYVVVGGAASVLGPVLGTALLVYLIVQFASEGVYAGALLGALLILTSLFLPRGVTGSFRDAAAWLRRRSRSNRARVDDHEDTIEKEKV; translated from the coding sequence ATGCCTAGCTCAGCAGCCTCCCCCGAGCGAACTCCCGCGACGCCGGCTCCATCCCGATCCATGCGCACCCCCAAACGACTCCTGAATCGGATCCCCATAGCTGAGGTTGCCGTCGTCGTCGCCCTGGTCCTGCTACTGGTAGTTCCACTACCCAAACAGAACCTCCAGCTGATCTCACAGCTAAACCAGATGGTGACAGTTCTCGGTGCCGCCCTAAGCGTGTATGTGATGCTGCGGCTCAAGCTGCTGAATTTCGGGACCCCGGCGTTTATGGCCATCGGTGGCTACGCCGCTGCGCTGACAGCAATACACATCACACCAAACCTGGTCGTCCTTATCCTGGTCAGCCTGATAGTACCGGCCGTGGCGGCCCTTCCCTTCGGCGTTATCACGATGCGGCTGCGGGGCACGTATTTTGCGCTTGTCTCATTCCTGATCGGCCAGGTTGTCTATCTGCTGATCATCGCGACTGATTTTCTCGGAGGCACTGACGGGCTGACCGCCATCCCGGCGCCCACGCTCGGAAATCAGGTGCTGGGAGACGCCATCAGCGGCCTGCGGATCGGCGCAGTAGTCAGCCTCATCGCCGTCGTCCTGGTCGTCATTTTCACCGTGACGAATGGGCGGCGAATCGACTCGCTGCGGAGCAACGAAGTGCTTGCGACCTCGCTGGGTCTTCGGAACTGGCCAGTTCGTCTGGCGTCCTTCGTCCTATCCAGTTCCGTTGCCGGACTGTCCGGATTCTTATTGGTCAACACCTTGACCACCGCGCACCCTTCCTCGTTCTCAACGTTGAGTGGCGTGAACTACGTTGCATACGTCGTCGTGGGCGGAGCAGCATCGGTTCTCGGCCCCGTCCTCGGGACTGCGCTGCTGGTCTACCTCATCGTGCAGTTTGCGTCAGAAGGGGTCTACGCCGGCGCTCTCCTCGGAGCCCTGCTCATCCTGACGTCGCTGTTTCTGCCCAGGGGTGTTACCGGCTCCTTCCGTGACGCGGCCGCCTGGCTGAGAAGGCGATCCAGATCAAACCGCGCCCGCGTTGACGATCACGAAGATACGATCGAAAAGGAGAAGGTATGA
- a CDS encoding branched-chain amino acid ABC transporter permease, whose amino-acid sequence MDTLVQATVNGLALGAQYALLALGFSLVFGVLGVINFAHGAFYVLGGYFTYSLMTGLGLPYALALIAAVLGVAAVGYVMELLLIEKIVDNHEGTLIVSLGFYFVVIAALTLFYGPEAVPVRFPVDSVLRLEGFYIPVARLIVIAVSAVAVLGLWFLLYRSKHGIALRALSENRDVATMQGLRPRVYFPLAVALSAALAGLAGGLVTPIFTLEPPVGEAALMVSFLVVVLGGLGSLVGAASAAVGVGLVEAIAGTYLDGSLTRLLLFVIVLALLLFRPSGIAGRSLRDA is encoded by the coding sequence GTGGACACCCTAGTTCAAGCAACTGTCAACGGACTCGCCCTGGGCGCTCAGTACGCGCTCCTCGCCCTCGGATTCTCCCTCGTGTTCGGCGTCCTGGGCGTAATCAATTTCGCCCACGGAGCCTTCTACGTTCTCGGTGGCTACTTCACATACTCACTCATGACCGGTCTGGGCCTGCCCTACGCACTGGCACTCATCGCAGCTGTTCTCGGGGTCGCCGCCGTCGGTTACGTCATGGAGCTGCTGCTCATCGAGAAGATCGTCGACAACCACGAGGGGACACTTATCGTTTCGCTGGGCTTCTACTTCGTAGTGATCGCCGCGCTCACACTGTTCTACGGCCCCGAGGCCGTTCCGGTGAGGTTTCCGGTGGACTCGGTCCTGAGGCTAGAGGGCTTCTACATACCGGTTGCGCGGCTAATCGTCATCGCGGTATCCGCCGTTGCGGTCCTGGGGCTGTGGTTCCTGCTCTACCGGAGCAAGCACGGGATCGCACTGCGGGCGCTGTCCGAGAATCGGGACGTGGCGACAATGCAGGGACTGCGTCCGCGGGTCTACTTCCCGCTCGCCGTCGCCTTGTCCGCTGCATTGGCGGGCCTGGCCGGCGGACTGGTTACGCCCATCTTCACACTGGAACCGCCGGTGGGTGAAGCAGCGCTGATGGTCTCTTTCCTGGTTGTCGTCCTCGGCGGACTTGGCAGCCTCGTCGGAGCTGCTTCAGCTGCGGTCGGCGTCGGCCTTGTCGAAGCGATTGCAGGAACCTACCTGGATGGCTCCCTGACCCGCCTGCTGCTTTTCGTGATCGTCCTGGCGCTGCTGCTCTTCAGGCCGTCGGGGATCGCCGGAAGGAGTCTTCGTGATGCCTAG
- a CDS encoding ABC transporter substrate-binding protein, with the protein MSFQFPNKRATAMATALVALTALTACGADSPSANSASCQDGKVKIGVLLPLSGPAAAFGQGVQQSMNFVAAQTNKSGGIEVGDSKCTIELLEYDTKGTAEQASAGINKLISEGATFVYGPNLSHEVTAVLPIAVRNNILMFEASYSSTGMSKDMPLVFGAVTTPSGFSGPMTEWVAKTYPNVKKVAVVVPDNQGGKDTATINQKAYGAAGIDAAVVPFAEGTEDFAPFIDRLLRDKPDAVDLASTPPGGAGVIIKQLRQAGFAGPVGRIGGESMAAITNAVGSAEALGDFFYYAPVNLESAPVKEYQEQFKAEFGKEPLPVSAQLLPAARLLVKAIDAADSTDPAEVAKALEKLPIDDPTQGKGVWGGKEFYGINHEIINDFYAGRYQNGKVTLTPLQVSEK; encoded by the coding sequence ATGTCGTTTCAGTTTCCAAACAAGCGTGCCACTGCGATGGCAACTGCGCTCGTCGCTCTGACCGCACTCACCGCCTGCGGGGCCGACTCACCATCCGCAAACTCAGCTTCCTGCCAGGACGGGAAGGTCAAAATCGGAGTCTTGCTCCCGTTGTCCGGCCCCGCCGCAGCCTTCGGCCAGGGCGTTCAGCAGTCCATGAACTTCGTCGCCGCTCAGACCAACAAGAGCGGAGGAATCGAAGTAGGCGACAGCAAATGCACGATCGAACTCCTCGAATATGACACCAAGGGCACAGCAGAGCAGGCCAGCGCCGGCATCAATAAACTGATCAGTGAGGGCGCCACGTTTGTTTACGGCCCCAACCTCTCCCACGAGGTCACAGCCGTGTTGCCTATCGCCGTCCGCAACAACATCCTCATGTTCGAAGCAAGCTACTCGAGCACTGGGATGTCTAAAGACATGCCACTGGTCTTCGGTGCCGTTACGACACCATCCGGATTCTCCGGCCCCATGACTGAGTGGGTCGCCAAAACCTACCCCAACGTGAAGAAGGTCGCTGTCGTTGTCCCGGACAACCAGGGCGGCAAGGACACCGCGACCATCAACCAAAAGGCCTACGGTGCGGCTGGCATTGATGCTGCAGTTGTTCCCTTCGCCGAGGGAACAGAGGACTTCGCACCCTTCATTGATCGCCTCCTGCGCGACAAGCCCGACGCGGTGGATCTCGCCTCCACCCCTCCCGGTGGCGCTGGCGTCATCATCAAACAACTTCGCCAGGCAGGCTTCGCCGGGCCTGTCGGACGAATCGGCGGGGAGTCCATGGCCGCGATCACCAATGCGGTGGGCAGCGCCGAGGCACTCGGCGACTTCTTCTACTACGCCCCGGTTAACCTCGAATCAGCCCCCGTCAAGGAATACCAAGAGCAGTTCAAGGCGGAATTCGGCAAGGAGCCGCTGCCCGTCTCCGCACAGCTTCTTCCCGCGGCTCGGTTGCTCGTCAAGGCGATCGACGCGGCCGACTCGACCGACCCGGCAGAAGTGGCCAAGGCCCTCGAGAAGCTCCCAATTGACGACCCAACACAGGGCAAAGGCGTGTGGGGCGGCAAGGAATTCTACGGAATCAACCACGAGATCATCAACGATTTCTACGCAGGCCGCTACCAGAACGGCAAGGTTACCTTGACCCCGCTCCAGGTTAGCGAAAAGTGA